The Shewanella mangrovisoli genome has a window encoding:
- a CDS encoding ABC-type zinc uptake system zinc chaperone, with protein sequence MRLHSHIRRTISVWLAAVLVLLSFAASAHSVTHLDDGAKTHCTLCFHQHQLNKILLTQPLKLDLAIQRFDVCEFVLPITFSKHVSVYLSRAPPVLR encoded by the coding sequence GTGAGACTGCACAGTCACATAAGACGCACAATTTCGGTATGGCTAGCCGCCGTATTGGTATTGCTGTCTTTTGCCGCCTCAGCCCATAGTGTGACCCACCTTGATGATGGGGCAAAGACGCACTGTACCCTGTGCTTCCATCAACATCAGTTGAATAAAATTCTGCTCACCCAGCCGCTTAAGCTCGATTTAGCGATACAGCGATTTGATGTTTGTGAGTTTGTCTTACCCATAACCTTCTCTAAACACGTCAGTGTTTACCTAAGCCGCGCGCCGCCAGTTCTCCGTTAA